The following coding sequences are from one Rhodobiaceae bacterium window:
- the ethA gene encoding FAD-containing monooxygenase EthA has product MADTQTLEKPADQKTEHFDVLIVGAGISGVGAAYHLKEQCPDKSFVVLESLESFGGTWHMHRYPGIRSDSDLYTFGYRFKPWTGAPIASAEEILNYMGEVIEENNLDNHIRYGHKITSANWSSKDQVYELEGVRADTGETVHFTANFLWMCQGYYRHSEGYTPDWEGMDDFSGEIVHPQTWPEDLDYKGKNVLVIGSGATAATLVPAIAGDCNHVTLLQRSPTYFIPGRNENEVADMLRVLDIDESWIHEITRRAILYNQAEFTRRAFDEPEVVKEELLAGVREYLGPDFDMDTHFTPKYLPWRQRIAFVPDGDIFEGVKSGKASIVTDEIDRFTKKGILLKSGKELEADIIVTATGFNLSVLGDIDFSIDDKPLNFADTVTYRGMMFTGVPNLVWIFGYFRASWTLRVDILGDFVARLLNHMKKKGVKSVTPVLREEDEDMELLPWMDPENFNPGYLMRSMHLLPKRGNKAEWQHTQDYWAEKDELPKIDLDDPIFDYK; this is encoded by the coding sequence ATGGCGGACACACAGACGCTGGAAAAACCGGCCGACCAGAAAACAGAGCATTTCGACGTCCTGATCGTGGGCGCTGGGATCTCGGGCGTTGGCGCGGCGTACCACCTGAAAGAGCAGTGCCCCGACAAGAGCTTTGTCGTGTTGGAAAGTCTTGAGAGCTTTGGCGGCACCTGGCACATGCACCGCTATCCCGGCATTCGCTCAGATAGCGACCTCTATACCTTCGGATACAGATTCAAACCATGGACGGGCGCGCCGATCGCCAGTGCAGAAGAAATCTTGAATTACATGGGGGAAGTGATCGAGGAGAACAACCTTGATAACCACATCCGCTATGGTCACAAAATTACGTCAGCAAACTGGTCGTCGAAAGATCAAGTCTACGAGCTTGAAGGCGTGCGGGCAGACACCGGTGAGACAGTTCACTTCACCGCAAACTTCCTCTGGATGTGCCAAGGCTACTATCGCCACTCAGAAGGCTATACGCCAGACTGGGAAGGCATGGATGACTTTTCAGGCGAGATCGTTCACCCGCAAACCTGGCCGGAAGACCTCGACTATAAGGGGAAGAACGTCCTTGTCATTGGCTCTGGGGCAACTGCCGCGACCCTTGTTCCCGCGATCGCCGGTGATTGCAATCACGTAACCCTCCTTCAACGCTCACCTACCTATTTCATTCCGGGCCGCAATGAGAACGAGGTCGCAGACATGTTGCGGGTGCTGGACATTGACGAAAGCTGGATCCACGAGATCACCCGCAGGGCGATATTGTACAATCAGGCAGAGTTCACCAGACGTGCTTTCGACGAGCCAGAAGTGGTGAAAGAAGAACTGTTGGCAGGTGTCCGGGAATATCTCGGTCCTGACTTCGACATGGATACCCACTTCACGCCGAAATATCTGCCCTGGCGTCAGCGGATTGCCTTTGTGCCGGATGGCGACATCTTTGAAGGCGTCAAATCTGGCAAAGCCTCTATTGTGACGGATGAAATTGATCGGTTCACCAAGAAGGGCATTCTGCTGAAATCGGGCAAAGAACTTGAAGCAGATATTATTGTGACGGCGACGGGCTTCAATCTCTCAGTGCTGGGAGATATCGACTTCAGCATTGATGACAAGCCGCTTAACTTCGCCGACACGGTGACCTATCGCGGCATGATGTTTACGGGCGTACCCAACCTAGTTTGGATCTTCGGTTATTTTCGCGCGAGCTGGACATTGCGTGTGGATATTCTGGGTGATTTTGTTGCCCGCCTGCTCAATCACATGAAGAAAAAAGGTGTTAAGAGCGTTACGCCTGTCTTGCGCGAAGAGGACGAGGATATGGAGCTTTTGCCGTGGATGGACCCGGAAAACTTCAATCCTGGCTATCTGATGCGCTCAATGCATCTCCTGCCGAAACGGGGCAACAAGGCAGAATGGCAGCATACCCAGGACTATTGGGCGGAGAAGGATGAGCTGCCAAAGATTGATCTGGATGATCCAATCTTCGACTACAAGTAA
- a CDS encoding hypothetical protein (domain of unknown function (DUF4212)), with amino-acid sequence MDEQKNGSSEKNAQGKVFHHEGENLPTHGHHDEETLKEDVVRLYWRANLRLLGGLLVIWFVVSFGFSILFVDALNQYSLFGFKLGFWWAQQGSIYVFVALIFVYVVQMKRIERRFGVDDD; translated from the coding sequence GTGGACGAGCAGAAAAACGGGTCATCTGAGAAGAATGCCCAGGGAAAAGTCTTCCATCACGAGGGGGAAAACCTCCCGACCCATGGACACCATGATGAGGAAACGCTTAAAGAAGACGTCGTTCGGCTTTATTGGCGTGCGAATCTGAGACTCCTTGGCGGCTTGCTCGTCATTTGGTTTGTCGTTTCGTTTGGTTTTTCCATCCTCTTCGTAGATGCACTCAATCAATATTCCCTCTTCGGATTTAAGCTCGGCTTCTGGTGGGCTCAGCAGGGGTCCATCTACGTGTTCGTGGCATTGATTTTTGTCTATGTCGTGCAGATGAAACGCATTGAACGCCGCTTTGGCGTCGACGACGACTAG
- the actP gene encoding cation/acetate symporter ActP codes for MSTAMLTYLFVGASFTLYIGIAIWSRAGTTKEFYVAGGGVHPIANGMATAADWMSAASFISMAGIIAFLGYDGSVYLLGWTGGYVLLALLLAPYLRKFGQFTVPDFIGERYYSKAARIVAVICLIFISFTYVAGQMRGVGIVFSRFLEVDITVGVIVGMGVVFVYAVLGGMKGITYTQVAQYCVLIFAYMVPAIFISLLITGNPVPQLGLGATVADGSGLSVLAKLDKTLLDLGFGPYTEGSKATIDVFAITMALMVGTAGLPHVIVRFFTVPKVSDARLSAGYALIFIALLYTTAPAVAAFARLNFVETINNTSYAEAPGWFKNWEEIGLIGWIDKNEDGVIQYAAGAAFAGSPTYSDENGANGERRLTNAPTDSTNEVYADRDIFVLANPEIASLPGWVIALVAAGGLAAALSTAAGLLLVVSTSISHDLLKKTLMPDITERQELLYARIAAAVAIGVAGYLGINPPGFVAQVVAFAFGLAAASLFPAILLGIFVKRMNKEGVIAGMLTGLLFTFAYIVFFKFVSPELNSSENWLFGISPEGIGTIGMVLNFLVAFSVSRVTSAPPAYIQDLVDDIRMPTGAGVAHKH; via the coding sequence ATGAGCACAGCAATGTTGACCTATCTTTTCGTGGGCGCGTCTTTCACGCTCTATATCGGCATCGCCATTTGGTCGCGGGCCGGAACAACGAAGGAATTCTACGTCGCTGGCGGCGGCGTGCATCCGATCGCAAATGGTATGGCGACGGCGGCCGACTGGATGAGTGCTGCGTCCTTCATTTCCATGGCAGGTATCATTGCTTTCCTAGGATATGATGGGTCAGTTTACCTCTTGGGCTGGACAGGAGGTTATGTGCTTCTTGCACTTCTCCTCGCCCCCTACCTTCGCAAGTTCGGACAATTCACCGTCCCGGATTTCATCGGAGAGCGCTACTATTCCAAGGCCGCCCGGATCGTGGCTGTCATCTGCCTGATCTTTATCTCATTCACCTATGTCGCTGGACAGATGCGCGGCGTTGGAATTGTGTTTTCGCGCTTTCTCGAAGTCGACATCACTGTGGGCGTGATCGTGGGAATGGGGGTTGTCTTTGTCTATGCGGTGCTCGGCGGGATGAAAGGCATCACCTATACGCAAGTTGCGCAATATTGTGTGCTGATTTTCGCCTACATGGTGCCTGCAATCTTTATCTCACTCCTGATCACCGGAAATCCCGTGCCACAATTGGGGCTTGGTGCAACAGTAGCCGATGGGTCAGGGCTCTCTGTACTCGCAAAGCTGGATAAAACCTTACTGGACTTAGGTTTCGGTCCCTATACGGAGGGCTCAAAGGCGACCATCGACGTATTCGCCATCACCATGGCGCTTATGGTGGGGACGGCCGGTCTGCCTCACGTCATCGTGCGGTTTTTCACGGTACCGAAAGTGTCAGATGCTCGCCTGTCCGCGGGCTATGCACTCATTTTTATTGCGCTTCTCTATACGACGGCGCCGGCTGTGGCTGCCTTCGCCCGCCTCAACTTCGTCGAGACCATCAACAATACAAGCTATGCAGAAGCACCCGGCTGGTTCAAAAACTGGGAAGAGATCGGCCTTATCGGTTGGATCGATAAAAATGAAGACGGGGTTATTCAATATGCAGCGGGCGCCGCTTTTGCGGGCAGCCCAACGTACAGCGACGAAAACGGCGCGAATGGTGAACGTCGTTTGACCAATGCACCGACAGACAGCACCAATGAAGTCTACGCTGACAGAGATATCTTTGTTCTCGCCAATCCGGAGATCGCAAGCCTGCCGGGCTGGGTCATTGCACTTGTTGCGGCTGGTGGTCTCGCCGCAGCCTTGTCGACTGCGGCGGGGCTTCTCCTTGTCGTCTCGACATCGATATCTCACGACCTGCTAAAGAAAACGCTGATGCCAGACATTACAGAACGCCAGGAGCTACTCTATGCCCGCATTGCCGCGGCGGTGGCGATCGGTGTTGCGGGATATCTGGGAATTAATCCGCCGGGATTTGTGGCTCAGGTGGTGGCGTTTGCTTTTGGTCTGGCGGCCGCGTCCCTGTTCCCGGCAATCCTCCTTGGCATCTTCGTGAAGAGGATGAATAAGGAGGGGGTGATCGCCGGCATGCTGACCGGTCTCTTGTTCACCTTCGCCTATATCGTGTTCTTCAAATTCGTGTCGCCAGAGCTCAATAGCTCCGAAAACTGGCTGTTTGGCATTTCGCCGGAAGGGATCGGAACCATCGGAATGGTGTTGAACTTCCTTGTTGCCTTCTCCGTCAGTCGTGTGACGAGTGCGCCGCCAGCTTACATTCAGGACCTCGTTGACGATATCCGCATGCCGACCGGTGCAGGGGTCGCGCACAAGCATTAA
- the gmd gene encoding GDP-mannose 4,6-dehydratase, with product MGKSALITGISGQDGAYLARLLVDKGYKVYGAQRRGASLNTARLEELGVLDDIEVVPFELLEYANISSVLNQVAPDEVYNLAAQSFVGTSFDQPLYTGDVDGMGVLRMLEVLRSMGSKARFYQASTSEMFGKVKETPQNEETPFHPRSPYAVAKLYAHWIVVNYRESYDMFAASGILFNHESPLRGAEFVTRKVTLALARIVLGEQDVLSVGNVEAERDWGFAGDYVEGMWRMLQQDTADDFVLATGHKTKVRDFITAAAKALDLSLEWDGEGEKTTARDTKSGKVIVKVDPQFFRPAEVELLLGDATKAKNKLGWEPTVQLDELTDMMVRADYDRIKTGSLKF from the coding sequence ATGGGCAAGTCGGCATTGATCACCGGCATCTCGGGACAGGATGGGGCATATCTTGCACGCCTGCTCGTGGATAAGGGGTACAAGGTTTATGGGGCGCAGCGCCGAGGCGCGAGCCTCAATACAGCGCGCCTTGAAGAGCTGGGTGTTTTGGACGATATCGAAGTCGTCCCTTTTGAGTTGTTGGAATACGCAAATATTTCAAGCGTTCTGAACCAGGTCGCGCCTGACGAAGTTTACAATTTGGCGGCTCAGAGCTTTGTAGGAACATCTTTTGACCAGCCATTGTACACAGGTGATGTCGATGGGATGGGCGTCCTTCGAATGCTGGAAGTTTTACGCTCTATGGGAAGCAAGGCGCGTTTCTACCAGGCCTCGACGTCTGAGATGTTCGGCAAGGTGAAAGAGACACCTCAGAACGAGGAAACGCCTTTCCATCCAAGAAGCCCCTATGCTGTTGCCAAGCTTTATGCGCACTGGATTGTGGTGAACTATCGCGAGAGCTACGACATGTTCGCTGCGTCTGGGATCCTGTTCAATCATGAGTCTCCTCTGCGTGGAGCCGAATTTGTGACCCGCAAAGTGACGCTTGCCCTCGCACGCATCGTGTTGGGAGAACAAGATGTTCTTAGTGTGGGCAATGTTGAGGCGGAACGAGATTGGGGATTCGCGGGAGATTATGTCGAGGGCATGTGGCGCATGCTTCAGCAGGACACAGCTGATGATTTTGTCTTGGCGACAGGACATAAAACAAAGGTGCGGGATTTCATCACCGCTGCGGCAAAGGCTCTTGATCTTAGTCTGGAGTGGGACGGCGAAGGTGAAAAGACGACGGCCAGAGACACCAAGTCTGGCAAGGTGATTGTCAAGGTTGATCCGCAATTCTTCCGTCCGGCAGAAGTCGAACTTCTATTAGGCGACGCCACGAAAGCAAAAAACAAGCTTGGCTGGGAACCAACGGTCCAACTCGATGAGCTCACCGACATGATGGTGCGAGCAGACTATGATCGCATCAAAACGGGGTCGCTAAAATTCTGA
- the gltA gene encoding glutamate synthase [NADPH] large chain produces MKKVAIAKLDDLKDREPHYALVDTVDLVIVRFDKEISVFYGRCLHRGALMSDGFVDDNDNLICGVHNWDYRLDTGVSEYNNSEALEKFTSWVKGGKVYVDEEEVTAWAEKNPQPFNRDEYLGLYADTSHGTQEEPYNGLIQQYAKDGLSKTGHHGVVDAMGVPRVELPDWDDIQLLTAQLHKPPLLDEDEVGTEVVIGPNAQKPLTLEIPLMVSDMSFGALSEPAKVALARGAELAGTGICSGEGGMLPEEQQANSRYFYELASARFGFEWDKLNKVQAFHFKGGQGAKTGTGGHLPGNKVKGKIAEVRGLNEGVSAISPPRFPDWTEVSQIKEFADEVRSRTGGIPIGYKLSAQHIENDIDAALEVGVDYVILDGRGGGTGAAPIIFRDNISVPTIPALARARKHLDQAGRRNVTLVITGGLRKPADFVKALALGADAIAISNSAMQAIGCIAMRACHTNNCPVGIATQKPHLVNRLVIEKSAHQLKNFFDASTELMKVMARACGHSHLSQFSQEDLTTWKREMSDLSGVAYGGVK; encoded by the coding sequence ATGAAAAAAGTAGCGATCGCCAAACTTGATGATTTGAAAGACCGGGAACCGCATTATGCGCTTGTGGACACAGTTGATCTTGTGATCGTTCGGTTCGACAAAGAAATCTCGGTTTTTTACGGACGGTGTCTCCACCGTGGCGCTCTCATGTCCGATGGTTTTGTCGATGACAATGACAACCTCATATGCGGCGTTCACAACTGGGACTATCGGCTCGACACAGGCGTTTCCGAATACAACAATTCTGAAGCTCTTGAAAAATTCACCTCCTGGGTGAAAGGCGGCAAAGTCTATGTTGATGAGGAAGAAGTCACCGCCTGGGCGGAAAAGAACCCTCAGCCGTTCAACCGTGATGAATATCTCGGCCTCTATGCCGATACCAGCCATGGCACGCAAGAGGAGCCCTATAACGGGCTCATTCAACAATATGCAAAAGATGGGCTGTCCAAAACCGGTCATCATGGGGTCGTCGATGCCATGGGCGTGCCCCGCGTTGAGCTTCCTGACTGGGATGACATCCAACTGCTCACAGCACAACTTCACAAGCCGCCATTGCTGGACGAAGACGAAGTCGGAACAGAGGTGGTCATCGGTCCTAACGCGCAGAAACCGCTGACGCTCGAGATCCCTTTGATGGTTTCCGACATGAGTTTTGGTGCGCTTTCTGAGCCCGCCAAAGTAGCGCTTGCACGCGGAGCCGAACTTGCCGGGACAGGGATCTGCTCTGGTGAGGGCGGCATGTTACCTGAAGAGCAACAGGCCAATTCCCGCTATTTCTACGAACTGGCTTCGGCCCGCTTCGGCTTTGAGTGGGACAAGCTCAATAAAGTTCAGGCCTTCCACTTCAAAGGTGGCCAGGGGGCGAAAACCGGCACTGGTGGCCATCTTCCTGGAAATAAGGTGAAGGGGAAAATTGCGGAAGTCAGGGGCCTCAATGAAGGCGTGTCTGCCATTTCCCCTCCGCGGTTTCCTGACTGGACAGAAGTTTCGCAAATCAAAGAATTTGCAGACGAAGTACGGTCACGAACCGGCGGCATTCCGATCGGCTACAAACTTTCTGCACAACACATCGAAAACGATATTGATGCGGCACTTGAGGTCGGCGTGGACTATGTGATCCTCGATGGTCGTGGTGGTGGCACCGGTGCAGCCCCCATCATCTTCCGCGACAATATTTCTGTGCCGACCATTCCGGCACTCGCCCGGGCCCGCAAACACCTTGATCAGGCCGGGCGTAGGAATGTGACATTGGTGATCACGGGTGGGCTTCGGAAGCCGGCGGACTTTGTGAAGGCGCTGGCGCTTGGAGCAGACGCAATTGCCATCTCCAATTCCGCCATGCAGGCGATTGGCTGCATAGCTATGCGGGCGTGCCATACGAATAATTGTCCCGTCGGCATAGCAACGCAAAAGCCCCACCTCGTAAATCGTCTCGTCATTGAGAAATCAGCGCATCAACTCAAAAATTTCTTCGACGCTTCCACAGAGCTCATGAAGGTGATGGCACGCGCCTGCGGTCACTCTCACCTGTCGCAATTTTCTCAGGAAGATCTGACCACCTGGAAACGTGAAATGTCCGATCTCTCTGGTGTTGCCTATGGCGGAGTGAAATAG
- the nhaP gene encoding K(+)/H(+) antiporter NhaP, producing the protein MTSVLLIAAVFTMGYTMIAKRLTTTVITAPMVFLSFGFLLSHSGMMLHGDAEETLHLVAEIALVILLFLDASQIDLEALKERHVWPQRMLLIGLPLTIALGTLAAAPFLPGWPLVALVLMAAILAPTDAALGQAVVTNPDVPERPRRALTVESGLNDGIALPAILLFASLTAEAMDQNGVDWALFGAKQLVLGPLVGIAMGYLGGRVLIWAKSHDFTSDTYEGVGAIALAGAAYLAATLVDGNGFISAFVAGLCFGNVVKGRCKFIYEFTESEGQLLTWAAFFLLGAALVPEAIQHLTWSTLALILVSLFVVRPLAIWLSLIGTDASTTTRLFFGWFGPRGLATALFALLIVQQIDMELGEPILYIAINAVWISAFLHGLSALPAARWYGAHVGSKGKCPEAEPITHSAKPLVTDDT; encoded by the coding sequence ATGACTTCGGTGCTCTTGATCGCTGCCGTCTTTACGATGGGCTATACGATGATCGCCAAGCGGTTGACGACCACCGTCATCACGGCACCGATGGTCTTTTTGAGCTTTGGCTTCCTCCTCTCTCATTCAGGCATGATGCTTCATGGAGATGCGGAAGAAACTCTTCACCTCGTCGCTGAAATTGCGTTGGTTATTCTGCTCTTCCTCGATGCCTCGCAAATCGATCTCGAGGCCTTGAAAGAAAGGCATGTCTGGCCGCAGCGCATGTTGTTGATCGGATTGCCCCTCACCATTGCCTTGGGCACGCTCGCGGCGGCGCCGTTTCTGCCCGGATGGCCACTTGTGGCGCTTGTTCTCATGGCTGCCATACTGGCGCCGACCGATGCAGCTCTTGGTCAGGCCGTTGTCACCAATCCGGATGTGCCAGAACGCCCCCGCCGCGCGCTCACCGTTGAGAGCGGACTAAATGACGGTATTGCACTGCCGGCGATCCTCCTCTTTGCGAGCCTGACGGCGGAAGCCATGGACCAGAACGGCGTCGACTGGGCTCTTTTCGGCGCCAAACAGCTGGTCCTTGGGCCGCTTGTCGGGATCGCTATGGGGTATCTCGGTGGACGGGTCTTGATTTGGGCGAAATCCCATGACTTCACCTCTGATACCTATGAAGGCGTCGGGGCCATCGCTCTGGCAGGCGCTGCCTATCTCGCGGCGACACTCGTCGATGGCAATGGTTTCATCTCCGCGTTCGTCGCGGGGCTCTGCTTCGGCAATGTGGTGAAGGGACGCTGTAAGTTCATCTATGAATTTACAGAAAGCGAAGGCCAACTCCTGACATGGGCGGCTTTCTTCCTGCTCGGTGCTGCGCTCGTACCAGAAGCAATCCAACACCTTACCTGGTCTACACTCGCTCTTATCCTCGTCAGTCTATTTGTCGTGCGTCCGCTTGCCATTTGGCTTTCACTCATCGGCACTGACGCGTCGACGACCACACGCTTGTTCTTTGGCTGGTTCGGCCCCCGAGGTCTCGCCACGGCGCTTTTTGCGCTCTTGATTGTCCAGCAGATCGATATGGAACTAGGCGAACCTATTCTCTACATCGCGATCAATGCAGTATGGATCAGCGCTTTTCTTCATGGCCTCTCCGCCTTGCCCGCCGCGCGATGGTACGGCGCTCATGTTGGATCTAAGGGCAAATGTCCCGAGGCCGAACCCATTACTCACTCAGCCAAGCCGCTGGTAACCGACGATACCTAA
- the ethA gene encoding FAD-containing monooxygenase EthA, with protein MEHIDVVVVGAGISGIGAGYHLQKDCPNKDYVILEGRHTMGGTWDLFKYPGIRSDSDMYTLGYSFKPWRDAEAIADGPSILKYLEETATENGIDKKIRYNHMVKNAAWSTADAQWTLDVERDGEMIQMSCNFLFMCSGYYSYKEGYTPDFAGVDDFKGRFVHPQKWTDDIVYKDKNVVVIGSGATAVTLIPEMAGEAKHVTMLQRSPTYMAARPSQDAIANFLRRNLPAKLAYGITRWKNVLLGMYFFNLCKRAPGKVKDLLLGQVREALGPDYDVEKHFTPTYNPWDQRLCLVPNGDMFDAINAGTASVVTDTIDTFTETGIKLSSGEELEADLVVSATGLKLEVLGGMTVSVDGKPVNFADTISYKGIMYSNVPNLASSFGYTNASWTLKCDLTCGYVARLINHMDKTGTQQCMPVLEDDSMEEEPWLNLSSGYIQRAQGILPKQGANAPWKQHQNYALDIVTLGYGKVEDGTMTFSRATGSAAKQETAKEAA; from the coding sequence ATGGAACATATTGATGTTGTAGTGGTCGGTGCTGGAATTTCCGGAATTGGCGCGGGCTATCACCTGCAAAAGGACTGCCCGAACAAGGATTATGTCATTCTCGAAGGCCGCCATACGATGGGCGGCACCTGGGATTTGTTTAAGTATCCTGGCATCCGCTCAGACTCCGACATGTACACGCTGGGCTACTCCTTCAAACCCTGGCGCGACGCCGAGGCAATTGCTGATGGCCCGTCCATTCTGAAATACCTGGAAGAAACGGCGACTGAAAACGGCATCGACAAAAAGATCCGTTACAACCACATGGTGAAAAACGCCGCGTGGTCGACAGCAGATGCTCAATGGACGCTGGATGTTGAACGCGACGGCGAGATGATCCAGATGAGCTGCAACTTCCTGTTCATGTGCAGCGGTTATTACAGCTACAAAGAAGGCTACACGCCGGACTTCGCTGGGGTAGATGATTTCAAAGGGCGTTTTGTTCACCCGCAAAAGTGGACTGACGACATTGTCTACAAAGACAAAAACGTGGTGGTGATCGGGTCGGGGGCAACTGCCGTTACACTCATCCCGGAGATGGCTGGGGAAGCGAAGCATGTCACCATGCTTCAACGTTCGCCAACCTATATGGCTGCACGTCCTTCACAGGATGCGATTGCAAACTTCCTGCGTCGCAACCTGCCAGCAAAGCTCGCCTACGGGATAACACGCTGGAAGAATGTGCTTCTGGGTATGTATTTCTTCAATCTCTGCAAGAGAGCCCCTGGCAAAGTCAAAGACCTGTTGCTTGGCCAGGTCCGCGAAGCGCTTGGGCCAGACTATGATGTGGAGAAACACTTCACACCAACATACAATCCCTGGGATCAGCGTCTTTGCCTGGTCCCCAATGGGGACATGTTCGATGCCATTAATGCAGGTACCGCGTCGGTCGTCACAGACACAATCGATACGTTTACCGAAACAGGTATCAAGCTTTCATCTGGCGAAGAACTTGAAGCGGATCTTGTTGTCTCCGCCACAGGTCTGAAGCTCGAAGTTCTGGGTGGCATGACAGTGAGCGTCGATGGCAAGCCCGTGAACTTCGCCGATACGATCAGCTATAAAGGCATCATGTATTCCAATGTGCCAAACCTGGCTTCATCCTTCGGGTACACGAACGCATCCTGGACATTGAAGTGTGACCTCACTTGCGGCTACGTCGCACGTCTGATCAACCACATGGATAAAACAGGCACGCAGCAGTGCATGCCAGTGCTGGAAGATGACAGCATGGAAGAAGAACCATGGCTGAACCTCTCTTCAGGCTATATTCAACGCGCTCAGGGCATTCTTCCAAAGCAGGGCGCCAACGCGCCTTGGAAACAGCACCAGAACTATGCGCTTGATATCGTGACGCTTGGATATGGCAAGGTGGAAGACGGAACGATGACGTTCTCTCGTGCGACAGGGTCGGCTGCAAAACAAGAGACAGCAAAAGAAGCTGCTTAA
- the gstB gene encoding glutathione S-transferase GST-6.0 → MKLYHCKGARSVRPLWTLEEMGLNYELESMKFPPRFLRDGYTDLNPIGTVPYFVDGDVEMTESAGISQYLVDVHGPSDIGLKPGDKDYGAYLNWLHRSDATLTFPQTIVLRYTQLEPEERRIKQAADDYAQWFFSRLKSVELATADREYLCAGRFTIADICVGYALYLADTLGFRDGFKANTEEYYARLTERPAFKRAIEL, encoded by the coding sequence ATGAAACTCTACCATTGCAAGGGCGCACGATCGGTTCGTCCGCTCTGGACATTGGAGGAAATGGGCCTCAACTATGAATTGGAGTCGATGAAATTCCCGCCTCGGTTCCTGCGTGATGGCTACACAGACCTCAACCCCATCGGAACTGTGCCCTACTTCGTTGACGGCGATGTTGAGATGACAGAGTCCGCAGGCATCTCGCAATACCTTGTAGATGTGCATGGACCATCGGACATCGGCCTGAAGCCCGGCGACAAAGACTATGGAGCCTATCTCAACTGGCTCCATCGAAGCGATGCAACGCTGACATTCCCGCAGACAATTGTGTTGCGCTACACGCAGCTGGAACCGGAGGAACGCCGGATCAAGCAAGCCGCAGACGATTATGCGCAATGGTTCTTCTCGCGCCTCAAGTCGGTAGAGCTGGCGACCGCAGATCGCGAGTACCTGTGTGCCGGTCGGTTTACCATTGCTGATATTTGTGTGGGCTATGCCCTCTACCTGGCAGACACTTTGGGCTTCCGCGACGGCTTCAAGGCCAACACAGAAGAATACTACGCCCGTCTGACTGAGCGCCCCGCGTTCAAACGTGCCATCGAACTATAG